The DNA segment TGAAATTCCAGTCAAAGGGAGCTTGCCAAAGTGTATTAGGTTTTTGATTCAAGTGAATACGAATAAGAGTCAGCGCGAGATGAAGCATGTGTATTTGAATGAAGCAAAGAGTTTGCGTCCAGATTTGGCGGCGTCAAACTCCTAGAAAATTTTAGTTATATACGGTTGCCAACGAGTTTGGAATCATGTATATTTAAAACAGTATTTAGTGTTTGTTTGATGAGCTGAGTAGAGCAGAGATGAGCAGAGTTTAGATGAGAAGCAGTAATTCCTGAGTATAAATAGAAGGACGATCATGATAGATTCGGATATCCGCTTCATGATGAGTAGAGACGTAGTGTCTTTGGCTTATCATTGTTCTTAGGGGATACTGCATTCTGTTGCTGATTTTGTTTCTTGTATTTAAGGAACCTGCGTAGCTGAAGATAAACTTGCGACTCTAACCAACCTCTACTTCGGTAGAGGTTTTTTTTATTTCGGAGTAAAGTCTCTCGCCTAGAGCCGAATGATTTGAAGTGATCATAAACATTGAGGAGAAGGAAGTGAAGGACATGACAACCGCGCATGTAGAAAAGGTAATCAAACTGGCTAAGGAATATAATTTAATCCCTATTGTACGTCCGCTATTGGCGGATATGGAGACGCCGATCCGCATCTTTCGTCGGGTCGCCCAGCGAGATCATGCATTTTTGTTGGAAAGTGTAGAGGGAGGAATCCAATGGGCCAGATATTCCTTCATCGGAACGGATCCTTTCATGATGGTCAAGGCAAAGAAAGGCAAGGTGCTCATCGAGCGGGCGGGAGAGCAGACAGAGTTAGCTGGCAGACCTCTGGAAGAGTTAAAGGCGATTTTACGAAAATACCGGAGTCCGAAGCTACCGGATATGCCTCCGTTTACGGGCGGAGCGATCGGATTTTTCGGTTACGATTTGCTGCAATATTATGAGAAGTTGCCAGCCCATCAAGTAGATGATATGAATTTGCAAGATATTCAGTTTATGTTCTGTGATCGGGTAATCGTGTTCGATCACGTCAAGCAACAAATTTTGCTCGTATCGAATGTTCATATTCAGGAAGGGGATCGGGACGAGGACATCCGCCAGACCTATGAGCAGGCAGAGGGAGCATTGGATGAGATGGCGGATCTGCTGCTGGATGAAGGGCCGGGCGAACGATTGAACCGCAGACCGGTTCCTGGTGATGTTGAACTGGGCGATATCCAGTCCAATATGACCAAGGAGCAATATTTAGAGATGGTGGAGAAAGGCAAGGAATATATCCGGGCAGGTGATATTTTTCAGGTCGTGCTGTCACAGCGCTTCCATATCGAGACAGAGGTGGATCCGCTCCACGTTTACCGGGTTTTACGCACCATGAACCCTTCTCCATATATGTATTATTTGAAAATGGGCGAGGAAATCATCGTAGGAACTTCCCCGGAGGCGCTTGTGAAGGTTGAAGGCGATCGGGTAGAGACGCGTCCTATCGCTGGAACAAGGCCGCGAGGAGCGACGGTGGAGGAAGACCAGGCGTTGGAGGCCGATTTGCTGCAGGATGAGAAAGAGCGCGCTGAGCATGTAATGCTCGTTGATTTAGGACGTAATGACCTTGGCCGCGTCTCCGAATTTGGCACCGTGAAATGCGAAAACTACATGGAGATCGAGCGGTATTCGCATGTGATGCATATGGTGTCCAAAGTATCCGGAAAATTGCGGAGCGACAAGGATTTCTTCGATGCCTTCATCTCTTGTCTTCCAGCAGGTACAGTTTCCGGGGCTCCCAAGCTGCGAGCAATGGAGATCATTGCCGAACTGGAACGGGAAGCTCGCGGTACGTATGCTGGAGCCATCGGATACCTGGGATTCTCCGGAAATATGGACTCTTGTATTACGATTCGGACGATCGTCTTTAAGAACGGCAAAGCGTTTGTGCAGGCCGGCGGAGGAGTCGTATGGGATTCGCTGCCGGAGAATGAGTATCAGGAGTCGATGAACAAGGCGAAGGCGCTGTTGAAGGCGATTCGAACAGCTGAGGCGATGTTTCCGTCCGATCGGGGCGACGAAGCGGTCATCAACCAAGATTATTTATATGAATATACCCCCTAAAGAATATAAGAATGAGGAGGAAGGGACTATGTGTGGACAGCAAATGATACAAACGGTATTTAACCGATTGATACAAGGGCAGAACTTAGAGCGGGAAGAAGCGCGCAGCGTGATGGAGATGCTGATGAACGGCGAACTAACCCATGCCCAGATCGGCGGGCTTTTAACGGCTCTTCGCATCAAAGGAGAGACGGTTGATGAGATTGCCGGATTTGCCGAGGTTATGCGCAATCATGCCAATCGGCTGCATACGGAGACAAAACAACTGCTGGATACCTGCGGTACTGGAGGCTCTGGCATTCATAAATTCAATATTTCCACGACATCGGCTATCGTCGCTTCTTCGGTATCTGTCCGTGTCGCCAAACACGGCAATCGCTCGGCCTCAGGCCGTGCCGGAAGTGCGGACGTTCTCGAAGCACTCGGTGTGAACATTCATCTAAGTGCAGATCAGGCGAAGCATTGTTTGGATGATATCGGCATTTGCTTCCTTTTCGCCCAG comes from the Paenibacillus lentus genome and includes:
- the trpE gene encoding anthranilate synthase component I, which translates into the protein MTTAHVEKVIKLAKEYNLIPIVRPLLADMETPIRIFRRVAQRDHAFLLESVEGGIQWARYSFIGTDPFMMVKAKKGKVLIERAGEQTELAGRPLEELKAILRKYRSPKLPDMPPFTGGAIGFFGYDLLQYYEKLPAHQVDDMNLQDIQFMFCDRVIVFDHVKQQILLVSNVHIQEGDRDEDIRQTYEQAEGALDEMADLLLDEGPGERLNRRPVPGDVELGDIQSNMTKEQYLEMVEKGKEYIRAGDIFQVVLSQRFHIETEVDPLHVYRVLRTMNPSPYMYYLKMGEEIIVGTSPEALVKVEGDRVETRPIAGTRPRGATVEEDQALEADLLQDEKERAEHVMLVDLGRNDLGRVSEFGTVKCENYMEIERYSHVMHMVSKVSGKLRSDKDFFDAFISCLPAGTVSGAPKLRAMEIIAELEREARGTYAGAIGYLGFSGNMDSCITIRTIVFKNGKAFVQAGGGVVWDSLPENEYQESMNKAKALLKAIRTAEAMFPSDRGDEAVINQDYLYEYTP